Genomic segment of Rhodococcus sp. W8901:
CCGCCCCGCCTCGTTCGCCTCCCGCAGCAGCGAGATGTTCACGCCGAAACCGGAATTGGCGCCCTCGGTTCCCGCCACCGACTGGAAGACGAGATCAACCGGCGCACCGGAGTTCACGAGGTCGAGCGTGGTCGTGACGTGCGAGAGCACGCACGACTGCGCCGGGATGTCGAAGCGCCGACGGATGTCGTCGAGCAGGTGCAGCAGGTCGAACGTCGCGTGCGGCGAATCGGTGGCCGGGTTGATGCCGATCACCGCATCCCCACAGCCCAGCAACAATCCGTCGAGCATCCCGGCCGCGATTCCGCGCGGATCGTCGGTGGGATGGTTGGGCTGCAGTCGCGTCGCGAGAGTGCCCGGCCGCCCGATCGTGGTCCGGAAGCCGGACGTCACCGTGATCGCGCGTGCCACGGCGATCAGGTCCTGGTTCCGCATGATCTTGCTGACCGCGGCCACCATCTCCGGGGTCAGACCCCGCGAGACGGCGGCGAGGGTCGCGGCCGCGTCGGGTGTCGCGGTGGTCGCCAGCAACCAGTCCCGGAAGCCGCCGACCGTCAGGTGCGAGAGCGGGCCGAACGCGACCCGGTCGTGGGAGTCGACGATGAGGCGGGTCACCTCGTCGTCCTCGTACGGCACCACCAGGTCGTTCAGGAACGTCTCGAGCGGCAGGTCCGCGAGGAGCCACTGCGCGGCGGCACGCTCGGCATCGGATCCTGCTGCGCACCCGGCCAACTCGTCACCCGAACGTAGTGGGGTCGCCCTCGCCATGAGGTCGACCAGCCCGTCGAACGTGTGGGTGGTCCCGGAGATCTGCCGGCTGTATAGGGTCACCCGACCTCCTCCCCCGCCTTCGCGACGACGAGCGGCACCGGCGACGGACCGGGGCGGGCGCCCCGCTCCCAGTCGATTCCGAGGATCGGTGCCACCCCCGCGAGGGCGG
This window contains:
- a CDS encoding ethanolamine ammonia-lyase subunit EutB — translated: MARATPLRSGDELAGCAAGSDAERAAAQWLLADLPLETFLNDLVVPYEDDEVTRLIVDSHDRVAFGPLSHLTVGGFRDWLLATTATPDAAATLAAVSRGLTPEMVAAVSKIMRNQDLIAVARAITVTSGFRTTIGRPGTLATRLQPNHPTDDPRGIAAGMLDGLLLGCGDAVIGINPATDSPHATFDLLHLLDDIRRRFDIPAQSCVLSHVTTTLDLVNSGAPVDLVFQSVAGTEGANSGFGVNISLLREANEAGRALGRGTVGNNVMYLETGQGPALSAGAHLGTGGRPVDQQTLEARAYAVARDLEPLLVNTVVGFIGPEYLYDGKQIVRAGLEDHFCGKLLGLPMGVDVCYTNHAEADQDDMDTLLTLLGAAGTAFVITVPGADDVMLGYQSLSFHDALYVRRVLGLRPAPEFEAWLQRLGMADADGRILPADVDSSPLRELVTGR